A region of the Chroicocephalus ridibundus chromosome 1, bChrRid1.1, whole genome shotgun sequence genome:
GTCAAGCAGTTGCCACATCTAAATCTTTCTGTTGATTTGCTACAAAATTTATCTTGTTCAGAATGAGCATCTACTTCATCAGTCAAAAGTTTTCTACGTTTTGGCATGCTAATGTATCGTTCATCAAGATAACTTGGAGGCAATGGTCTAACATATGGTTTTGTTAAGATGACACCATATGAAGTATTCTCTGTTGTCTGATTTGGTTTAGAAGGTAATTGCGAGGCAGCAGCATTATTTTGTGGTATATCATGACAATTCTGTAAAACTGGTAACACTGACCCATTTTCTGTCCTTGTTTCATCTGCCACTCTGTCCAAAGGTATTTCGGATGACTTTGATGATGTCTGATCTAGGTCACTGTGCCCATTGACTAGTTGGTCACTAACATTACAGTTTTCAGAATTTGGCTGTAACACAGGTGTCTTTTGGTCTATCGAACTTAAAACTGTAGCGTTACCCTCAGATGAACTTTCATTTCCGTTGTGAATTACGttatttgctttcttctcaaCACTTTGAATATATGTCTTTGGTTCTGTAGAATCCTTCCTTGACTTCCAAGTTGGAATTGGTAAATCTACAGTTTCTTTTTCGTTAATAGATTCATCATCATCTTGGTAACTACAAAGTTCTGAAGGATCATCTGAAGAGTCTTTTTCACTTGCATCTTCTGAACATTctggtgttttatttaaataatgctgAGCCTCATGTTCATACAGCAAAGGGAGCTCCTCAAATAGCTCACAGCACTCTGCAAAATTGCATCGAGCTTTAAAAACACTATGACTTTTTGTATGTTCTGCAAGCTCAGTTGACAGTTTAAATCTCTGATTACAATTGAAGTGTAAACAAAAGTAAACATTTGGATACACATGCCTCTTCAGGTGATCTATAAAATGTTGGGAATCAGCAAATTTTCTCTGGCAGAACCGACATTTTCCTTTATTCCATTTCATTATATGCTGCTGCACCTTCAAATCAGTTGGATGAGCTTTTCTCGCATGTTTATTGAGGAATCGTATCTTTTTAAACACTCTAGCACAACCATTAGCAGGGCACTTAAAGCTTCCCTCCTCATCCATCGCATCAATGTCTTTTTGAGGGCAAAAAGCTCCATTCACTTTATGCAGAATAGGTGACTCTTTACTGGAGCTCTCATCATCTTCAGGCAAACTTTCTGTACTTAAAGCATCAGGAACATTATTAAAACAGCTGTCACTACTATTCTCAGTAGCATCATCCTGGTCACTTAGATGGTTTTCCACGGCATCAAATACCTGTTCTGCATTCTCCTCCTCCACTTGGACCACCTGGTCAGCACTTGGAACTATTGCAGTCTCTGGTTCGTTATCTTTGGAACCATCAGAATTCCCATTTTCAAGAGACAGAGAAACATCAGAACATTCTAATTCATTAACAGCAGGAGCCTGCTGACCAGCCTCAAGAACTGCAGCAAGATGTTGTCTTTCTATCTTCCTGACATGATTCTTCAAGTGCTTCAGCATAAGTCCTTTTTGCCTGAACTTTCTGGTGCAAAGTACACAGGAAAAACTGCCCTTTTTTTGGTGAGCTTGTGCATGTTTCACAATGTGACCACCAAGAAATTCCTTGTTGCATATCACACAGCGGTGCCTTGGTACAGTTTGATCTAACATTTTAGATGCCTCAAGAGCTTCATGGTTCTTTTTGGCATTACCTTTGGAGTGGGCTTCAGAGAGGTCTTCAGGGTCAAGCTCCCCATTGCTTACATCTGTTAAACAGACACGTTCCTCACTCAGAGCCCTATACTCTGCTATCTTCTCTGTATTTGCAGTAGAGTTTTCCAGTGTACTTTCACTTAAGCCAACGAAGGCTTTATCCCCCAGTAATGCTAAACAATTCTGCTTGATCATCAAAAAATTCCAAAACTCAGGAtcaaaaaacaaaccttttttcaAAATCGGAAGCAATTCAAAACGTACACGGTTTTGAACAGAACTAGTGCACTCATTGTATTCTTCATCTGCACATTTGTATAAGTGTTCAACAGTGTAGTAGGATTCCAAGGTGCGctcaagaaaaaacactgaaagagcACAAATTCTGAGGATCTCCAAGTCATTTGGCAGAAAATGAGCAATTGCTTTATAAATAAGACTCTTCATGTTGGGATCTTCACGGAGGTCCAACTGTAGGGCACATCCACATATCTCAACACATATCTGAAGACCATCTTCACCAACCTGCAGAAAGGAAATTACAGGGTACATAATTATAGAGTACACATAATGGTATTATCCTTACGGGTGTACAGAAATCTACAGCTTGAAATAAAAGAACATCagacccacagaaaaaaaaaatggcataaacAATGCCCAAGCATCAATATCCAATGTATTTATATTAATCTACttgcaaaataataattaggAGTTCAGAAAGCATCCTGCTAGTAAACTTCATCTAAAGGCatggacatttttaaaataatgctcaTACAagactttaaaatacagataCAAAAATGCTCAAAAATAACACCTGGTTTGTGTTGAAAGCTATACAGCTACTGTCAACAAAGCTTCAGATACTTTTGCCACGTGCAGTTCTATggttaaaaacaattatttgggGATATAAAACAAGACTGCAGCAAATCATATGTGATCTAGCAGTATCTTCTGTTTGCATCTTCATTACCTAGGCTGTTTCATACTATAATTGGATAGTTACTCTATTTTGTCCCTGTTCTAAGTAATTTAACTTGCACCGCATAAAAATATAAGCTATGAAATATTGCTCTCAGTTTTGAACAATGACCACCAGGGAAACCATAACAACCCATGGCCAAGTATTCTAGAAGTCAAGCCTTTTAGAATAGACAAGTGATCCTTCCAATAAACAGAATTCCTATTCCACACTTGAGGCTGGGAGCCCTGCCATGAACATGTAATTCTGAGAGATGATCAGAAACATACAGCCCAACATGTAGCAGATTAGTGTAAAAAGAATTTCAGGAAGCTTAGAAATAATTAATACCTACCTATATTTAAATGTGTGTTAACAAATACATACAACGCTCCATATGTAGTGggttaataaaaaataagatcGTTCAGATGCAAATACAAATAGAAGTTATTCATGTCACCACAAGCATTTTAGAACACATACTGAGATTAAAGTCTTGAACAGCAGCAAATCATTGCATGTAGAACTGTACAGCGGTACCCATgacaaaataatttataattcatTTAGGGCATAGAATATGAAGGAAGTCTGTTCAGTTAGGTTAAAGATAAAAAACAACATTTGTTGGGAAACAACTCGCACTTCTGTATGCAAAGTGTTGCATGTTACCATCTTTTGCAGATGTTTGTATGGAATGGTGTAAGACTAACAACTGAGGCATGAAACAGAAcacatttctgaagcaaaattatGTCTTCTCCTATCTTAGTCTAGCTTTTCCTTCATGCTACATTAAGCACTTCTTCATATTTGATTAGAACTGGTGAAAGGATTCAGAACCTAACAAGGATTAAAGGTGGATACAACAACATTATACAAGTCCTATTTCCTTAAGGAAccagactaaaaaaaaacaaaacaaaaaaaaacaaacaaaagaccacACAACCAATCAACCAATTAATCTTTCACATTTACTCCatgtatttataattaattttcccATTTAATTCTAGAGGATGACATTCCTCAAACTTActgcagacagaaagaaaaactcaggattcagtcaaaaaaaaaaatcttaaacacaCATAACAGATCAGGGGCAATCATAATATTGAAGCACATTCTGGAACTCGACAAAATTTTTTATGTTAATATTGTGTCCTTCCCTACCCCTTCTTAAGTTTCCACAAAAAGTAGCCATTACACAATATAAACATCACTTCTCTTTACTTTAACTACTTACAAAAAGAATGGGAGGTGgggtaaaacaaacaaatcaaacttACTTCATCCTTAATGACTTTCATGAAAGGGAAAATTACTCTGACATTTGTAGCAATTC
Encoded here:
- the ZNF654 gene encoding zinc finger protein 654, which codes for MAEDESDQESERLSEELEALVTPGPPAGLPALLNSQYYCRRFCQVVEDYAGRWQVPLPQLQVLQTALCCFTSACVSFPAECEHVQYVLSSLALSFFELLLFFGKDEFYEDPLKDILGSIQECQNLLNRYRNMNLELVTRIIRDGGPWEDPVLQAILKAKPVSQDLVNKYLSSENPLFFELRARYLIACERIPEAMALIKSCINHPDISKDLYFHQALFTCLYMSPLEDQLFQEHLLRTDCKSGIEIICNTEKEGKTTLALQLCESFLVPQLQNGDMYCIWDLIFIWSKLQLKSNPSKQIFVDQCYQLLRIATNVRVIFPFMKVIKDEVGEDGLQICVEICGCALQLDLREDPNMKSLIYKAIAHFLPNDLEILRICALSVFFLERTLESYYTVEHLYKCADEEYNECTSSVQNRVRFELLPILKKGLFFDPEFWNFLMIKQNCLALLGDKAFVGLSESTLENSTANTEKIAEYRALSEERVCLTDVSNGELDPEDLSEAHSKGNAKKNHEALEASKMLDQTVPRHRCVICNKEFLGGHIVKHAQAHQKKGSFSCVLCTRKFRQKGLMLKHLKNHVRKIERQHLAAVLEAGQQAPAVNELECSDVSLSLENGNSDGSKDNEPETAIVPSADQVVQVEEENAEQVFDAVENHLSDQDDATENSSDSCFNNVPDALSTESLPEDDESSSKESPILHKVNGAFCPQKDIDAMDEEGSFKCPANGCARVFKKIRFLNKHARKAHPTDLKVQQHIMKWNKGKCRFCQRKFADSQHFIDHLKRHVYPNVYFCLHFNCNQRFKLSTELAEHTKSHSVFKARCNFAECCELFEELPLLYEHEAQHYLNKTPECSEDASEKDSSDDPSELCSYQDDDESINEKETVDLPIPTWKSRKDSTEPKTYIQSVEKKANNVIHNGNESSSEGNATVLSSIDQKTPVLQPNSENCNVSDQLVNGHSDLDQTSSKSSEIPLDRVADETRTENGSVLPVLQNCHDIPQNNAAASQLPSKPNQTTENTSYGVILTKPYVRPLPPSYLDERYISMPKRRKLLTDEVDAHSEQDKFCSKSTERFRCGNCLTIYCNSEALEAHLAQKKCQTLFGFDSDDESA